A stretch of Bacillus spongiae DNA encodes these proteins:
- a CDS encoding DUF1189 domain-containing protein, producing MKENKKSFIQKVRYSVSSPNQFQNMATEGVGRAVLYLLLLTFTIGLFFAIIQSYKFTNLIDGFIDEIESELPDFTLNNGELNVEGDQQVIIEDEGTIIIIDDAENIDIDLMRAEIQTYDSALFILKDRIINKSNFVIDEFKYKDFGNFSLDKQSILDFLPLIKWLSLLIGFIIITWFFVSKLILGLLYALIGLIIAAILNKKLSYGILYAIGIYAITAPTILDVFASLFGGYLPWYAFFIITMVYMGIAINKWGTIDQDTVTK from the coding sequence ATGAAAGAAAATAAGAAATCTTTTATTCAAAAAGTCCGATACTCAGTATCATCACCAAATCAATTCCAAAATATGGCTACTGAAGGGGTTGGTCGTGCCGTTCTGTATTTATTATTACTTACCTTCACGATAGGTTTGTTTTTCGCTATAATTCAAAGTTACAAATTCACAAATTTAATTGATGGATTTATTGATGAGATAGAGTCAGAGTTACCAGATTTCACACTAAATAATGGAGAATTAAACGTTGAAGGAGACCAGCAGGTTATAATTGAAGATGAAGGAACGATTATCATCATTGATGATGCTGAAAATATAGACATAGACTTAATGAGAGCTGAAATACAAACATATGATTCAGCCCTATTCATTTTAAAGGATCGTATTATTAACAAAAGCAATTTTGTAATAGATGAATTTAAGTATAAAGATTTTGGTAACTTTTCACTTGATAAGCAATCTATATTAGATTTTCTCCCTCTTATTAAGTGGTTAAGTCTTCTCATTGGTTTCATTATTATCACTTGGTTTTTCGTCAGCAAGTTGATTCTTGGGCTCCTATATGCATTAATTGGCCTCATCATTGCAGCTATTCTCAACAAAAAACTCTCCTATGGAATTTTATATGCTATCGGCATCTATGCCATCACAGCTCCTACCATTCTCGATGTTTTTGCTTCTTTATTTGGAGGATATTTACCGTGGTATGCCTTCTTCATCATTACGATGGTTTATATGGGAATCGCAATTAACAAATGGGGAACCATTGACCAAGATACCGTAACAAAATAA